The following nucleotide sequence is from Bdellovibrio sp. ArHS.
CCCTTGGGGGCGGTTTTGGGATTCGCTGATATTTTGTCACAAGACAAATTAAGCGAGTCCGAACGGCACGAATTCTTAGAAGTGATTCGCCGAAATGGAGAGCTGTTGCTGCGTTTGATTGATGACATTTTGGATCTGACCAAAATTGAAGCCCAGCGATTGGAGTTTGAGAAAAAAGAGTTCTCGTTATTGGATCTTCTTAAAGATATTGAAGCCGTTCTGGCATTTCGGGCCACTGAAAAAGGCATCGCTCTGAACGTGCAGTCAGTTGAAGAAAATCTTCTGTTTGTTTCAGATCCACTGCGCATTAAGCAGATTCTTTTCAATGTGATTGGCAACGCAATCAAATTTACTTGCAAAGGTCAGGTGGATGTTAAGGTGAAAGTGGAGGATGCCGTTTCTGACCGGGAATCCTGCCAGGCCCGCAAGATCACTTTCACGGTGCGCGATACCGGGATGGGCTTGACGGTGGATGAAGTGCAAAAGCTTTTTAAACCTTTTGCTCAGGCCGATGTTTCCACAGCCCGACGCTTTGGCGGAACAGGATTGGGTTTGGTTATTTCACAGCAGTTGGCGCAAAAGCTAGGTGGCGATCTGAAGTTGATTTCCTCGGAAGTCCAAGTCGGTTCCGTCTTTGAAATCACTCTGGTCTTGGAGGAGGTGGGGACGGTCACGCACTCGCCTGTGACCAGTACAGCATCAATCGAACCATTAGTGGGCTCTTCTTTCGAGGGTAAAGTTATTTTGATTGTGGACGATGTTAGTGACAATCGATTGTTAATCGACCGATATCTTCGCCACCTTAATGTTTCCTTGTTGCAGGCAGGCAGTGGCATCGAAGCTTTAGAATTGGCGTTTGAACGCCATATTGATTTGATTCTAATGGATATTCAAATGCCGCTTATGGACGGGTATGAAGCCGTCCAGCGTTTACGTCGAAATGGTTTTACCGCGCCCATCGTTGCCTTGACCGCTCATGCCACTCGCGAGGAAACCTTAAAGTGCCTTCGTGCGGGCTGCGACGCCGTCTTAACAAAACCCATCCGCCGCGGCGATTTGATTCTATCTTTACACGACTGGCTTTGTAGCAATCGGCAAGAACTGCCGATGCTGCAGTAGAATTCTAAAAGATTGCTGCGATCTTAGATAAGTCGGGGCGGCATTCGCAAAGGCTCACCGGTGCATTTAGTAGTAAGGCACTGCCAATTTTTCACCTCTCACAAAGCTAAAATATAGTTCAACGGCAGAGATTTCTTTTGGCGAGAATTTTTTGTCGTAGATCTCCAAAGGCAAAACTTTGCCATTGTAGCGGATTCCTTTAACATCGTCAGGGTGCTCATAAACGACCTCTATTTCGAGATCTTTGAGCGCTATCTTCTCGACTCGATCGAAGTCATTGTACTTCGCAAAGAGTCGGTCGTTATTGGGGAGAATAACTGATACCATTCGATCATTTTCATCATAGGCGTATCGGTATATTGTGGTCTGGATAACTTTTCCCATTACGACATCTTCGAAAGATGCTTCGACAACTAAATCCCGACTGTGGCCCCGTTTATAGGCGTATTTTCTTGTTTCAAAAAGATTAGAAATTTGAATTATGTGCCCGTTAGCGTTCCTTGTAATATTAGAAGTTATATCGCCGCGAGGCCTCCTTTCAATTACGGCAATGACATTACCTAAATCATCATATTTAAAGGTTCGTTGAACTCCATTCTCATCCAACTCAGCGGCCACGAGTCTTTTGTTGTCTAGAGAATAAGAATAAGAGTAGGCTCTCTCGATAATGACGTCGTTAGGACATAGCTTTCGGACACTCACCGCATATTTAGGCGGTTGATTTATGCTATCGATTTTATAGTCGTATTGTTCATCACAGATACCAGATCCACTGACAGATTTTACCCAATCATTTGAATTATAAGAAATATTGACTGTCTTCTTTTCAGGCCAAACGGCTTTTATCATATTGTGATCTTTATCGTATTCATACGAATACAAATTTTCCCATGAATTTAAAGCAGAAATTAAATCGGTCCCGTTGTAAGTATATTTGGCGATTGTCTCTTTAAACGAGATGCCTTTTTTATTTTTACTTAAGAAATTGATTTCGGTTATTAGGCCAGTCGGAGAAGTGATAACTTGCACGTGCCGGCCACCGCTATCGATGACTTCTTTCAAATGACCCTTTTCAGAATATTTTAAAGCTAAGTAATCCTGCCCCTTTTTAACCTCTTGTAGCCTGCCGGAGAGGGAAAAACTCTCTTGAGTTCCATCTGGCAGAGTTCTGATCCAACCTGAAGAGACCTTTCGGAAAATACCGGCAGCTAAAAAACTGGATTTATACAGTGAACCACTTTTTTTGAATACCGTCTCTTGGCCGTCACCGCAATGAATAGCTGAGACGGTTGTTTCGCTAGCGATGATGTTTGTTTCTAGATCGGAACACCATCCGTGCCCAAACCATCCGACATGATTTGACCTACTGTTATATGTTCTTTCTAATTTAAGTTTTAGGTCTAGACCCTTACCTTCATAGTCTATCCAGGAGTGTGTGAAAGCACCTGTTGAGGAATCAACCATTGCAAACGATGTGCAGGCCAATTGCGATAAGAATACAATTGTTAGAAATTTCGGCATGTGTACTCCCCGATAGAATCAGTATCAAGGCTAGCTAGGGTCCTGTAAAAGAAAAAATTTTCGACTTAGACTGAGGTGTTAATATAAAATAGTTTATATTAAGGATATTTCAATGTTCAAAATCGCGTGTATTTTCGTTCTGCTCAGTTCTACAGTTTTTGCGAAGGACCCCAATTTGATGAGCTATAAAGGGGCGGGTGAATGTTCGGAATACTCTAAAGAAGAAAAATGCGTTTATTGTCCAGCTAAAAGAAAGTTTGTGTCTTTACCGCAAAGCTCAAAAGACCAAACGCCCAAGGATGGGGACTATGAGCTCGTAGAAGCCGGGACTCCCGAAGAGGGGACTAAATAATGAAGCAGATTTTTTTGGCTTTGATTTTCTGTTGCACAGTCATTTCTTGTTCTCGTGAAACTCTGGCGATGTCTAAAACAATTAGTTTTTTTTCTGGAGTGGGAAGCAAAATCGGGTCCCTTTTTGGGAAGGGCCGTTCTTCGGCAAGCTCATGCACAAACTGTGAGGCCAGTTATGAAGGACCAAAACCGCCCGTAGGAGCCGCATTGCCAGTGTGGCAATATCACTCTAAAGGTGGTTTGTGGACTGGATATACCATGCAAGCAATCGATCGGGAAGGTCTAGCCCATTTTGAACCCAAAGATGCGCATGTGTATTGTCCGAGCTTTAAAACCCTCAATTATGAGCAGCGAAAGACGTTCTGGCTTTGTTTTGCGTCGAAACTTGCAGAGCAAGAAAGTGCTTTCAGATCAACTCAGTCATTTGCAGAAACTGTTGGTGCATCTAAAGGCAGTAGCAGTAATGGTTTGTTCAGTATGTCGATAGGGGATTGTTCAAACTTAAGAACTCACTCGGACACGATAAATGATAAAAAAAATAT
It contains:
- a CDS encoding response regulator — its product is MEKTKLLIVDDHHENILFLSHLISGEDIQVLSAKSAEEALSLLMNHDFALALMDVQMPGMSGFELARLVRALKKTRHLPMILMTSRQQDRSVVFEGYETGAVDFLFKPLDPHAVRSKVRTFVLLEQQRRLLNKQVHEMELLKKKAEEANLAKSHFLANISHEIRTPLGAVLGFADILSQDKLSESERHEFLEVIRRNGELLLRLIDDILDLTKIEAQRLEFEKKEFSLLDLLKDIEAVLAFRATEKGIALNVQSVEENLLFVSDPLRIKQILFNVIGNAIKFTCKGQVDVKVKVEDAVSDRESCQARKITFTVRDTGMGLTVDEVQKLFKPFAQADVSTARRFGGTGLGLVISQQLAQKLGGDLKLISSEVQVGSVFEITLVLEEVGTVTHSPVTSTASIEPLVGSSFEGKVILIVDDVSDNRLLIDRYLRHLNVSLLQAGSGIEALELAFERHIDLILMDIQMPLMDGYEAVQRLRRNGFTAPIVALTAHATREETLKCLRAGCDAVLTKPIRRGDLILSLHDWLCSNRQELPMLQ
- a CDS encoding DUF6531 domain-containing protein, producing MPKFLTIVFLSQLACTSFAMVDSSTGAFTHSWIDYEGKGLDLKLKLERTYNSRSNHVGWFGHGWCSDLETNIIASETTVSAIHCGDGQETVFKKSGSLYKSSFLAAGIFRKVSSGWIRTLPDGTQESFSLSGRLQEVKKGQDYLALKYSEKGHLKEVIDSGGRHVQVITSPTGLITEINFLSKNKKGISFKETIAKYTYNGTDLISALNSWENLYSYEYDKDHNMIKAVWPEKKTVNISYNSNDWVKSVSGSGICDEQYDYKIDSINQPPKYAVSVRKLCPNDVIIERAYSYSYSLDNKRLVAAELDENGVQRTFKYDDLGNVIAVIERRPRGDITSNITRNANGHIIQISNLFETRKYAYKRGHSRDLVVEASFEDVVMGKVIQTTIYRYAYDENDRMVSVILPNNDRLFAKYNDFDRVEKIALKDLEIEVVYEHPDDVKGIRYNGKVLPLEIYDKKFSPKEISAVELYFSFVRGEKLAVPYY